Proteins co-encoded in one Pedosphaera parvula Ellin514 genomic window:
- a CDS encoding glycoside hydrolase family 1 protein: protein MSLDDGSGLIFPQNFLWGTATATTQVEGHIENEWTDFVAQDGSTCRIACDNYHRYPEDIDWMSKLGTNAYRFGIEWSRLQTRPFGELNRKELARYVDMIDGLRGAGIRPMVVLHHFSNPLWIHAQGGWTTRATVAAFTDYVTKLVMVLKDKVDLWNTFNEPDTYASLAYVLGGFPPRENWQLIKFRKIIQNMASAHEEAGHIIKHAGSPLRPMQVGIAKNWTFFHAFKKLSPWDRLIAFACHSTFNKFVLRSFLGGARREASTFLGLNYYGRVRFHHFDAMIPASGTPSRRLKDFGFVCDDMVERYPQGLGYVLNYLHHKHRLPIYITEHGAASKDEAFREADLISYLKVLHGAIQEGVDVRGFFYWSLLDNFEWQFGYAKKFGLIEVDFDDPNLARTMKPLGEVYQKICRSNACNLHETGKMP, encoded by the coding sequence ATGTCTCTCGACGACGGTTCAGGTCTCATCTTCCCGCAGAACTTTTTGTGGGGCACCGCTACTGCCACCACTCAGGTCGAGGGTCATATCGAAAATGAATGGACCGACTTCGTGGCACAGGATGGAAGCACCTGCCGAATCGCCTGCGACAATTATCACCGCTATCCGGAAGATATCGACTGGATGTCCAAACTTGGAACAAATGCCTATCGCTTCGGCATCGAGTGGTCGCGACTGCAAACCCGACCATTTGGAGAACTCAATCGAAAGGAATTGGCTAGATACGTCGACATGATTGATGGCCTGCGTGGCGCGGGAATCCGCCCGATGGTGGTTCTTCACCACTTCTCCAACCCTCTATGGATTCATGCGCAAGGAGGGTGGACCACACGGGCGACCGTGGCAGCGTTTACTGATTATGTGACCAAACTGGTTATGGTCCTGAAAGACAAGGTTGACTTGTGGAACACCTTCAATGAACCCGACACCTATGCCTCTCTTGCCTATGTCCTCGGAGGTTTTCCGCCCCGCGAAAATTGGCAATTGATCAAGTTCCGCAAGATCATTCAAAACATGGCCTCGGCTCATGAAGAGGCAGGCCACATCATTAAGCATGCAGGTTCACCCCTTCGTCCAATGCAGGTGGGAATAGCAAAAAACTGGACCTTTTTTCACGCCTTCAAGAAACTCTCTCCCTGGGATCGTTTAATTGCTTTCGCCTGCCACTCTACCTTCAACAAATTTGTCCTGCGCTCGTTTCTCGGCGGGGCAAGGCGCGAGGCGTCCACATTTCTTGGACTGAATTATTATGGCCGGGTTCGCTTCCACCATTTTGATGCCATGATTCCAGCGAGTGGAACGCCGTCCAGACGGTTGAAAGATTTCGGCTTTGTTTGTGATGATATGGTGGAACGTTATCCTCAAGGACTGGGTTATGTTTTAAATTATCTGCACCACAAACACCGCCTGCCGATTTACATTACAGAACATGGAGCCGCTTCCAAAGACGAAGCCTTTCGTGAAGCAGATCTGATCAGCTACCTGAAGGTGCTCCACGGCGCGATTCAGGAAGGCGTGGACGTCCGCGGCTTTTTTTATTGGTCGCTGCTCGACAATTTCGAATGGCAATTCGGCTATGCCAAAAAATTTGGACTGATTGAAGTGGATTTCGACGATCCAAACCTGGCCCGCACCATGAAACCACTGGGAGAGGTTTATCAGAAAATATGCCGTTCAAACGCCTGTAACCTTCATGAAACCGGCAAAATGCCATAG